Genomic DNA from Paracoccus sp. MBLB3053:
GGTCGGGCGGTTCCAGACCATTTCAAGTCCGGTTCGGCCCTTTTCGCCAATGGGTTGGCTCAGCCCAACCCGCGACAGGAACTCGGCGGCGTCAAAGCCCAGGTCGTCCCAATCCGCGCGCAGCTCGTTGGTCAGTTCCTCGACGCCCGCATAGAAACCGGGCAGGGTGATGCGGCCGCTTTCGTCCTTGATGGTTGCGAGCGCGTCGACAAGGATCTGGATCGGGTTTGCAGCCAATCCGCCGAAGCTTCCCGAATGCAGATCGCGGTCTGCGGCGCGGATGACGATTTCTTCGCCATAGAGGCCGCGAAGCTGGGTCGTGATCGCCGGGCGGCCGTCCGAATACATTCCGGTGTCGCAGATCATGGCGATGCCGGCCCGCAGCTCCTCGGCATTTTCGCGAAGGAAGGGGCGCAGGCTGGGTGAGCCTGATTCCTCTTCACCCTCGAACAACAGCACCAGGTCGGTGGGCAGGCTGCCATGCACCTCCTTCCATGCCCGGAACGCCTCGATGAAAGTCATAAGCTGGCCCTTGTCATCAGCCGCACCGCGGCCGCGAATGACCTTTCCGTCGGGCGTGTCCTCGATTTCGGGTTCGAACGGGGGGCGGTCCCACAGGTTCAGCGGGTCGACCGGCTGAACATCGTAATGGCCGTAGAAAAGAAGCGCGCGTCGCTGGCCCTTGGGCGAGTGGGCGACGACCATGGGATGGCCGGGCGTGTCGCGGACCGAGGCTTCGAATCCCAGCCCGGCAAGCTCGGCGCACAGCCATTCCGCCGCGTCGCGCACGTCGCCCATATGCGCGGGATCGGTCGAGATCGACGGAATGCGCAGGAATGCGAGCAGACGATCGAGCGCCTGCGGCAAGCCCCTGTCCAGCGTTGAAAGAACCTCTTCGATTCTGGCATTGTTCAGCATGATCAGCCTTTCTAGATTGATTTTCTCAGGGAAAATCACTGGTCCGATTGTCGTAATGCGACATTTTGACCCTATATTTCCTGTAACTTGACACGTATCAAGTTAACACCCGCGGGATCGCCCCATGATCCCCCAAGCGAGCACGTTCAAGCAAGGCAAGGGACGCAGATGGACTATTCGGCCGCCCTCGATCAGGCAATCGGGAAGCTGCATGAGGAAGGCCGTTACCGGACTTTCATTGACATCGAGCGCCGGAAGGGCGCCTTTCCCCATGCTGTCTGGACACGCCCCGATGGCACCGAGACCCAGATCACCGTGTGGTGCGGCAACGACTATCTCGGGATGGGCCAGCACCCTGCGGTTCTTGCCGCCATGCACGAGGCGCTTGACGCGACCGGGGCAGGTTCGGGCGGCACGCGCAATATCTCGGGCACGACCGTTTATCACAAGCGGCTGGAAGCCGAGATCGCGGACCTGCACGGCAAGGAAGCCGCGCTGGTCTTCTCAAGCGCCTATATCGCGAACGACGCGACGCTTTCGACGCTGCGCAAGCTGTTTCCCGGGCTGATCATCTATTCCGATGCGCTGAACCATGCCTCGATGATCGAGGGCATCAAGCGCTTCGACGGGGCCAAGCGCATCTTCCGCCACAACGATGTCGCACATCTGCGCGAACTGCTCGAGGCTGACGACCCCGCTGCTCCGAAGCTGATCGCCTTTGAATCCATCTATTCGATGGATGGCGATTTCGGACCGATCGAGGCCATCTGCGACCTGGCAGATGAATTCAACGCCCTGACCTATCTCGACGAAGTCCACGCCGTGGGCCTTTACGGACCCCGCGGCGGCGGCGTGGCCGAGCGTGACGGCCTGCTCGGGCGGATCGACATCTTCAACGGCACGCTGGGCAAGGCGTTCGGCGTGTTCGGCGGCTATATCGCGGCCTCTGCAAAGATGGTTGACGCGATCCGGTCCTATGCGCCGGGTTTCATTTTCACGACCTCGCTTCCGCCCGCCGTGGCGGCCGGCGCGGCCGCTTCCATTTCCTTCCTCAAGACCGAGGATGGGCAGGCGCTGCGCGACCAGCACCAGCTTCACGCCCGCATCCTGAAGATGCGTCTTCGTGGCCTGGGCATGCCGATCGTGGATCACGGCAGCCATATCGTGCCGGTTCATGTCGGAAATCCCGTTCACTGCAAGGCCTTGTCGGACATGCTGTTGGCCGATTTCGGGATCTATGTGCAACCGATCAACTTCCCCACCGTCCCGCGCGGAACCGAGCGGTTGCGCTTTACGCCGTCGCCGGTTCACCTGCCCAAGGACATAGATCAGTTGGTGCGCGCGATGGATGTTCTCTGGTCGCAGTGCAAGTTGAATCGCTCGTCTCACGTCGCCTGATGGTTGGGGGCTGATATGCTCTCGCACCCGTGATAACCTTCCGTTAATGAACCTGTGACACCCTTCCGATTCGGGATGGGGCACACTAAATAATACGGGGCAGGCGGGATGATCGGGCTGAGGGGGAACGCCCCAATGCATCATGATGAGCAGGCGGCACAGCCGCCAAGAATTGAGGAGCCGGACGTTCGGCTTGGCGACCTGATGCGGGGCGAACGCGCTACGCTGGGCAAGTCGCTGCTGGATGTTCAGCGCGAATTGCGCATCCGTGCCTCTTATGTTGCCGCGATCGAAAATTGCGACATCTCGGCCTTTGATACGCCCAGTTTCATTGCCGGATATGTGCGTTCCTATGCCCGCTACCTTGGCATGGATTCCGACTGGACCTTTCGTAGGTTCTGTCAGGAATCCGGGTTCCGCCCGACCCACGGCATGGCTCCGGCCGCATCCGGCCCGAAACCTCAGCGCCGCCCGTCGGACCCTGCCGAGGCATTGGCCAATCCCCATCCCATCTTCCTGCCCAAGCCGGAAAGCATGTGGTCTTCGATCGAGCCGCGCGCGATTGGTTCGGTTCTGGTGATGGCGCTGCTTGCTTGCGGGCTCGGCTATGGGGGCTGGTCCGTCCTGCAGGAGGTGCAGAAGGTCAACCTGACGCCGGGCGAACAACCCCCGGGTGTGATTGCCACGCTTGATCCGGTGCAGGACGCCGCCGAACCCGAAACGATCGATTCCGCGCAGGTCAACCTGCCGCGTCCGGAAGGGATCGACCGGACCTATCGCCCGCAGGCTCTTGAAGTGCCTGTACTGATCGCGCGGGACGGGCCGATCTCGGCCATTGATCCGGGCCTGAATGCTCCGGCGATGCAGCCGGCACCGGTCGTCGCGCAGTCGGTTGGTGCTGGTCAGGCGGGGGCAGGGGCAAGTCAGCCCTTTGGGCCGGAAATGCCCATGCAGGTGGCTGCGGTTCGCACGGTGGCCCCCGATGCCCCGGCAGTCGAGCTGCTGGCCGCGCGCCCGGCCTGGGTTCGCGTGACCTCGGCGGACGGCACGGTCCTTCTTGAAAAGACCATGGATGCGGGCGAACGATTTGCCCTGCCGAAGCTGGAATCGCCGCCGACCCTGCGCACCGGAAACTCGGGTGCTGTCTATTTCGCGGTCAATGGTCAGACCTACGGCCCGGCTGCTCCGGGGGCGAAGGTGGTCAAGAATGTCGAGCTTTCGCCCGAGGCGCTAACCGCGAAGTTCGCCTTTGCCGATCCGAGCAAGGACCCCGAACTGGCTTCGATGATCGCGGTTGCTTCGGCTTCTCCGGTCAATCCGGGCAACGCCGAGACCGACTGATCGCGGTCACGGCTGCGGCATTCGCCCCACCTGCGCGCCGGCCATGGGTTGCCCGCTGGCGCGCATCGGCCTATTGCTGACGCAGACACTTCCCAATCGCGCTGCACAGGTTTTTCCTTCATGACGCACAACCCGATCCGGCCCTGGCGCAATGTCGAAAGGCGCAAATCCCGCCAGATCATGGTGGGCAATGTTCCGGTCGGAGGCGATGCCCCGATCAGCGTCCAGACCATGACCAATACCGACACCAGCGATGTGCGGGCCACGCTCGATCAGGTCATCCGGGCCGCCGATGTGGGTGCGGATATCGTGCGGGTTTCCACCCCGGACGAGGCATCGACCCGAGCGCTGCGCGAGATCTGTCGCGAAAGCCCGGTGCCGATCGTCGCGGATATCCATTTCCACTACAAGCGCGCGATAGAAGCCGCCGAGGCGGGGGCCGCCTGCTTGCGCATCAACCCCGGCAATATCGGGGACGAACGTCGCGTGCGCGAAGTGATCAGGGCCGCGAAGGATCATGGTTGCTCGATCCGTATCGGAGTGAATGCAGGCAGTCTTGAAAAGCACTTGCTTGAGAAATACGGCGAGCCTTGTCCCGATGCGATGGTCGAATCCGGGCTCGATCATATCAAGATCCTGCAGGACAACGACTTTCACGAATTCAAGATCAGCGTAAAGGCGTCGGATGTCTTCCTGTCCGCGGCTGCCTATCAGCAGCTCGCCGAGGCGACCGATGCGCCAATTCACCTTGGTATCACCGAGGCTGGCGGGCTGGTGTCGGGCACGGTCAAATCTGCGATCGGCCTCGGTAACCTGCTCTGGATGGGAATTGGCGACACGATCCGCGTCAGCCTTTCGGCCGATCCGGTCGAAGAGGTGAAGGTCGGGTTCGAGATCCTGAAATCCCTGGGTCTGCGCACGCGCGGTGTCCAGATCATTTCCTGCCCGAGCTGTGCGCGTCAGGGTTTCGACGTGATCAAGACGGTCGAAGCCCTGGAAAAGCGTCTGGAGCACATCAAGACACCGATGAGCCTGTCGATCATCGGTTGTGTCGTCAATGGCCCGGGCGAGGCATTGATGACCGATATCGGTTTCACCGGCGGCGGTGCCGGCGCTGGCATGGTCTATCTTGCCGGAAAGCAGGATCACAAAATGTCGAATGACCAGATGATTGACCATATCGTCCAACTGGTCGAAAAGCGCGCGTCCGAGCTTGACGCCGCGGCCTCGGCCCAGGCAGCGGAATAAGGAAAAAGGCGGCGTATCGGCGCCGCCTCGTCAATTCTGGATCGGCCGGGTTTCAGCCCTGCTGTTTTTCTGCCCGCGCCCGCTCGATCACGCCTTCCAGACCTTCGGCCGGAACGCCACGCAGCATTTCGCCCTCGATGATGAAGGTGGGGGTGCCCATGATCCGCATCTGCTCGGCCAGTTGGTGGTTCTTGCGCAGGACGGCCGAAACCTCTTCGGTATTCATCCGGTTCAACACGGTCGATTTCTCGACGCCAACCTTGTCGGCGAGCGCACCCAGGGTTTCCAGATTGACGGGGCCGCGCGTTTCCATCAACGCGTCATGGACCTTCTTATAGGCCGCATCGCCCCCTTCTTGCAGCACCGCGACGGCAAACCGGGCAGCCAGATCGCTTTCTTGCGTCAGGATCGGGAATTCCTTTACGATCCAGCGGATGTTCCCATCGGCCGAGATCAGTTTCTCGAGCTCTGGATGCACCCGCTTGCAAACGCCGCAACGGTAGTCGACGAACTCGACCAGCGTGATATCGCCGTCGAGGTTGCCCCCGATCCAGCTATGCCCGTCCTCAAGGATCTCGGCCTTGTTGTTCTCGACCAGAAGCTTGTCGTTCTTGGCCTCGTCCGCGACGCGACGCTCTTCCAGGACGTTGATCGACTCGACCAGTACATTGGGATTGGCCATGAGATAGTCGCGAACGGCCTCGCCGAAGGCCGCCTTTTCGTCCTCGGTCATGTTGGCCGGGTCGAAGGCGAGGGCGGGCAGGGCGGCCGTCGCCAGTGCCGCGGCGGTCAGAATGGCTTTCATCTCGTGTCCTTTCAGCTTGGCGGGAAGATTGCCGCGCGTGTGGCGGGCATGCAAGCGCGGATGGACTGAATGATGTCGGTTTCACGCGGGCTTGACCGGGGTGCTTGACCCGGCACGCACAAGTTGTGATACCCGGCGAAAACCATCGAGGCAGGAATGAGACAGTCGCGCCGGGGGCAAGTCGATCCCTTCATCGTCATGGATGTCATGGAGGCTGCACGCCGGGCCGAAGCCGGGGGGCGGCACGTCATCCATATGGAGGTCGGGCAGCCGTCGACTCCGGCGCCCGAAGGCGCAAGAAAGGCCTTGGCCGCTGCGTTGGAAAGGCCCTTGGGCTATACGGTGGCTCTTGGTCTGCCCGAACTGCGCAAAGGAATCGCGGGCCTTTATCGCCGCTGGTATGGGCTTGAACTGGACCCGGCGCGCATCATCGTCACTCCAGGCTCCAGCGGTGCATTCATCCTGGCGTTCTCCGCGCTTTTCGATGCCGGGGACCGCGTCGCACTGGGCGAGCCGGGCTATCCCAGCTATCGACAGATCCTGAGGTCGATGTCGCTTGAACCGGTCGGCATCGAGACCTGGATCGAGAACCGATACCAGCCTCGGCCCGAGGATTTGCCTGCGGATGCGCAGGGTCTTATCCTCGCCTCGCCCGGCAACCCCTCCGGGACCGTGTTGCGCCGCGAGGAACTGTCCGCGCTGACCCGGCGCGCCGCCGAGCTGGGCATGGCCGTCATTTCTGATGAGATCTATCATGGCCTCGACTACGGCGCAGGATTCCATTCTGCGCTGGAAGTGACCGATGATGTGTTCGTCATCAACAGCTTCTCGAAATATTTCAGCATGACCGGCTGGCGCGTGGGCTGGATGGTGGTGCCCGATAGCCAGGTTCGAACGATCGAGCGCCTCGCGCAGAACATGTTCATCTGCCCGCCCCATGCCAGCCAGGTGGCTGCGATGGCTGCGCTCGACTGTTTCGAAGAAGCCGATGCAAATCTCTCTGTTTACGCAGAAAACAGAAAGATGATGCTCAAGCGCCTGCCGCAGATCGGCTTTTCCCGCATCGCGCCGCCCGAAGGCGCGTTCTACATCTATGCCGATGTGTCGGACCTGACCGCGAACAGCCTGGAATTCGCCGCCGAGATTCTTGACAAGGCTGGGGTTGCCGTGACGCCGGGCCTGGATTTCGATCCCAAGCGGGGGGCGCGAACATTGCGCTTTAGCTATGCGGGCTCGACCGCAGATATCGCCGAAGGACTGGACAGGCTCGCTGCGTTCATGGCTGCCAGATGAGATGGGCTTGGGCTTTGCTTCTGGTGATGCTGGCCCTGCCGAGCCTTGCGCAGGAAAGATCGGCGATGGCGCGGGTCGATCTGGCTGGATCCTCGCTGACTGCCGAGGGCAGGGACAAGGGCAAGCCGCGACCGCTTGAACTGCGGCTTGGGCTCAGCGGCCCGGTTCCCTACCGGGTCTATTTCCTGGACGGTCCGCCGCGACTGGTGATCGATTTCCGCGAGGTGGATTTCTCCGCCGCCGATGCAGATGCGCTTGCCGGGCGTAGCCTGGTGCCGGCCCTTCGCTGGGGCCGGTTCCGGCCCGGCTGGTCTCGCCTGGTGATGGAGCTTCCCGGCCCCTATGCGTTGCGGCTGGCGGTCCAGAATGGCCTGCAGGGCGGTGCGGCCGGCGCCCAGGTCATGCTTCGCCTCGAACCGGTGCCTCAGGCCGAGTTTCGATCCCGCGGCAATGCGCTATCGGCGCTGTGGGATCTGCCCGAGCCTTCGCTTCCAGCGATGTCCGCGACACCACGGCAAAATCAGGTTCTGCGCGTCGCGCTGGACCCTGGCCATGGCGGTCATGATCCCGGCGCCGAGGTCGGGGCGATCCGGGAATCGGCGGTGCTCCTGAGCTTTGCGCGCGAGCTCTCCGAGGTTCTGACCCGCGCAGGCTATGACGTGGTGCAAACCCGAAACGACGACAGTTTCGTTGGGCTGGAGCAGCGCATGACGATTGCCCGCGCGGCCCAGGCCGATCTTTTCATCTCGCTTCACGCAGATGCCTTGCCCGAGGGGCAGGCGGCTGGGCTTTCCATCCACGTCTGGAACCCGGATTCGGATGACCGCGCCGCCCGCCAGCTCGCGGCGCGGCACGATCGCTCGGATCTGGTCACCGGGCTTGATCTGCAGGGAACCGACGACCAGGTCGCGGCCGTCCTGATGGATCTGGCGCGGCAGCAGACGCAGCCCCGATCCGAAGCCTTCGCGAAATTCCTGCTTGCGGAACTGACCCGTGCGAAAGTGCCCATGCATGCCCGCCCTGTCCAGGGTGCGGCGTTTTCGGTGCTCAAATCGCCGGACATACCTTCCGTCCTGATCGAATTGGGTTTTCTGACCGATCCGAGGGACCGGGCAAACCTTTTCAACCCTGAATGGCGGCAAAGCACCTCGAACGCCATTGCGGCTGCGATCGCGGCCTGGTCGCAGGATGATGCCGTAAGGGCAGGGCTTTCGCGGCGTTAAGCGTCAAGGTTGTTTTGACCTTGTTGCAGCCAGCGTCTATAAATTCCGGAAACCCCTGAGGCATGGTCACCTTGTTGCGCTTTGTCCTTTCATTCTTCGGCGCGATTTTTGCCTGGATCGTCACCGCGATCGTGTTCGTGGCGCTGACCCTTGGGGCCGTGTTGTGGATGTATTCCCGCGATCTGCCCAGCCACGAGCAATTGGCGCAGTACTCGCCCAAGACAATCAGCCGCGTCTATTCCAGTGAAGGCAAGCTGATCGACGAATTCGCCGAGGAAAGGCGGATCTTCGTTCCGATCGACGAAATCCCGGATCTTGTGAAACAGGCGTTCGTCAGCGCCGAAGACAAGAATTTCTATCACCATCATGGGTTTGATCCCCGCGGCATGGCGGGCGCGATGGTCGAGGCGATCGCCTCGCGCGGGCAGAGCGTGCGCGGCGCGTCTACGATCACCCAGCAGGTGATGAAAAACTTCCTGCTTTCCTCTGATCGCAGCATCGAGCGCAAGATCAAGGAATTGATACTGGCGACCCGGCTGGAACAGACGCTGTCCAAGGACCAGATCCTGGAACTTTACCTGAACGAGATCTTCCTGGGGCAGAACAGTTTCGGTGTGGCCGCCGCCGCGCAGACCTATTTCAACAAATCGCTCACACATCTTGCCCCGCACGAGGCGGCCACCCTGGCCGCGATGCCCCAGGCGCCCGGGCGCTATCACCCTGTGCGCGCCAAGGCGCGCGTCACCGAGCGGCGCAACTATGTCCTGCGCGAGATGTGGCAAAACGGCTACATCACCGAGGCAGGCTACCGGTCCGAAGCAGAGCTGCCTCTGAAATCCGTCCAGAATGGCGATTTTCCATCCTTTCAGCGACAATTGCCCCCGCGGGACTATTTCAGCGACGAGATCCGGCGGCAGCTTTCGCGGGAATTCGGTGAAGATGAATTCTTCGGTGGCGGTCTTGCGATCCGGGCCACGGTCGAGCCCGATCTGCAAAAGATCGCAGCGCGCGCGCTGCAGCGCGCGCTTGAGAAATTCGATCGTTCCCGCAGCATCTGGCGCGGCACGCGCGTCAGCATTTCGCCCGAGAAGTTGACGACCGAAGACGATTGGCGTGCGGCCCTTGGGGAAACGAGAGTCCCGCGTGACATTCCCGACTGGTATCCGGCGGTCGTGCTGTCACTCGGCGACAGCGACGCGACCATCGGCATCGAGGATATCGAGGAAACCGCGACGATACCTGCCAAGGACGTCCAATGGGCACGAAAGCGTCTGTCGAATGGCCGGCTTGCGGACAAGGCCCGGGTGGCCTCGGACCTGCTTGAAATCGGCGATGTCGTGCTGGTCCGGCGCATGACCGACGATTCCAGCGGGGCCTTCATCCGATGGACCCTGCGCCAGGTTCCCGAGGTCGAAGGGGCCTTCATGGCCATGGACGTGAACAACGGCCGGGTCATGGCGATGCAGGGCGGCTTTTCGTATCAAAGCTCGGTCTTCAACCGGGCGACGCAGGCGCAGCGTCAGCCGGGGTCCAGCTTCAAGCCCTTTGTCTATGCAGCGGCGCTGGATAGCGGTTTCTCTCCGGCCACGATCGTCGTCGACGAGCCGATCACGGTGAACACGCCAGAAGGCCTGTGGACGCCCCAGAACGCCTCGGGGCGGTATTACGGTCCGGCGCCGATGCGCACCGGGATCGAACAGTCGCGCAACCTCATGACGATCCGCATCGCGCGGGATATCGGGATGGATACGGTTGCGAAATATGCCGAAAAATTCGGGGTTTATGACCGGCTTTCGCATTTCCTCGCCAATAGCCTCGGGTCTCAGGAGACGACGCTTTTCAAGATGGTCGCGGCCTATGCGATGTTCGCCAATGGCGGCGAGCGGGTCGAGCCCACGCTGGTTGACCGTGTGCAGGACCGGCGTGGACGCACCGTCTATCGCCATGATCGGCGCGATTGCGTGACCTGCGGCCAGGCGACGCTTCCTCCCGGCGCCGCCCCGACAATCGTGAGCAACCGCGAACGCGTGATGGATGCCATTACCGCCTACCAGTTGACCTCGATGATGGAGGGCGTGGTCAAGCGCGGTTCGGGGCGAGGGGTAAACCTGCCCGTGCCCGTGGCCGGAAAGACCGGCACGACCAACGATGCCAAGGACGTCTGGTTCATCGGCTTCACCTCGAACATCGTCGCAGGATGCTATCTGGGCTATGACCAGCCGCGCACGTTGGGCGAAGGGGCTTATGGCGGAACGCTTTGCGTGCCCGTCTTCAACGAGTTCATGAAGGAAGTCGTCAAGGAATATGGCGGTACCGAATTCAAGGTTCCGCCGGGCGGCCATTTCGTCAATATCGATCGATTCACTGGGGCGCTGCTGGGACCGAACGCCAAGGGTGACAATGTGATCGCCGAGTATTTCCGGGATGGCCAGGACATGAGCGTCGGCATGGCGCTGGTGGACGGCGGCTTCGAACGGGCCGACCCCACCACCTTGCCGCTTTATACCCAGGGAGGTCGCGACGCCGGTCGGGCTGTCACGACTTCGACGGGACGAAAGAAGGTCATTCCGAAAAAGGCCGATTTCGGCACGCTTTCATCGGGCGGGCTCTACTGAACGCAGGATTTCGGGCCGGGCGCTTGCGACCGGCTCGCCCTCGCGCTATCTGTCTTGCCCTGATCCGTAGTTCGTGACCCGAAAGAGAGTGCCCATGCGCGCCGAAACCCAAGCCACCATCGATGCGATCCGCAAATCGCTGAAGCTGCTCGGTCAGCGCATGGACTGGGAAACCGCGCCGCATCGGCTGGAAGAACTGAACGCCATGATCGAGGCGGGCGATATCTGGTCCGACCCCGCGCGCGCGCAAAAGCTCATGCGCGACCGCCAGATGCTGAGCGACGCGGTCGAAACCTATCGCAGGATCGAATCCGGCGTGAAGGACAATGTCGACCTGATCGAACTGGGCGAACTTGAAGGTGACGACGAGATCGTCGCAGATGCCGAAGGCTCGCTGAAGGAGCTTGCCGAGCTTTCGGCCCAGAAGGAGCTGGAGGCGCTGCTGAATGGCGAGGCCGACGGCAATGACACTTTCCTTGAAATCAATGCCGGCGCGGGCGGCACCGAAAGCGCGGATTGGGCCTCGATGCTCGCGCGGATGTATGTCCGCTGGGCCGAGAAGAAAGGCTACACCGTCGAGCTGCTCTCCGAAACCCCAGGCGAGGAAGCGGGTATACGCTCTGCCGCCTACAAGATTTCGGGTTCCAACGCCTATGGTTGGCTGAAATCGGAATCGGGCGTTCACCGCCTTGTCCGGATCTCTCCCTACGATTCGGCGGCGCGGCGGCATACGTCCTTCAGCTCGGTCTGGGTCTATCCGGTCGTCGACGACAATATCGAGATCACCGTTCCGGATAATGAAATCCGGATCGACACCTACCGGTCGTCGGGCGCGGGCGGTCAGCACGTGAACACCACCGACTCGGCGGTGCGGATCACCCACCTTCCGACCGGGATCGTCGTGACCTCCTCGGAAAAATCGCAGCACCAGAACCGTGCCAACGCCATGGCTGCCCTCAAGGCGCGCCTTTACCAGATGGAACTCGACAAGCGGAACGCCGAGATCAATGCCCAGCATGCCGCGAAGGGTGAGGCAGGTTGGGGCAACCAGATCCGCTCCTATGTCCTGCATCCCTACCAGATGGTGAAGGACCTGCGGACATCGCACGAAACGTCGGACACGCAAGGCGTTCTCGACGGCGATCTGGACGCGTTCATGGCGGCGACCCTGGCCCTTGACGTGGCGGGTAAATCGCGGGCCGAGGCTCAGTCCGAGGACTGAGCCTTAGCGACGGGTCTCGGTCATCAGTCGCACGGCAAGTCCGGCCAGAACCGTTCCCATGAAAAGGCGTTGTGCTCGTGCCCAGCCGGGACGGCGCGCAAGGAACAGCGCCACCTGTCCGGCGCAGAGAATGATCACAGCATTCACGGCCAGGCTAATGACGATCTGGGTGAAGCCCAGCGTCATCGCTTGGCCCAGAACAGCCCCGTGAGCGGGGTCGATGAATTGTGGCAGAAGTGAAAGATAAAGCACGGCCGCCTTGGGGTTCAGCAGGTTCGTCAGAAGGCCCATGAAGAACAGCTTGCGCGGGCTGTCGGCTGGCAGGTCGCGGACCTGGAAGGCCGAGCGTCCGTTCGGGCGAAGTGCCTGCCAGGCGAGCCAGGCCAGATATAGCGCCCCGGCCATCCGCAAGGCGTCGTAGGCATAGGGCACGGCCATCACGATTGCCGTGATTCCCAGAGCCGCGCAGAGCATGTAAAAGAGAAAGCCGACCCCGACGCCGAGCAGCGATACCAGCCCGGCCCGGCTGCCCTGGCAGATCGATCGCGAAATCAGATAGATCATGTTCGGCCCTGGTGTCAGCACCATGGCAAGCGCCAGGGCAGAAAAACCAATAAGCGCGGGCCATTCCGGCATCGACATTCTCCGTTTCTCGCAGAGCCATCTTCCGGGTGCCACGCAGGGAACGCAAGCCTTACATGCTGCGTTGCAGCGTGATATGCTGCGAGTGCGAACGGGGTGAAACTGTCATGGCCGTCAGACGCATAAATCTGGCACTGCAAGGGGGTGGCGCGCATGGCGCATTCGCTTGGGGGGTGCTTGAGAGGCTGTTGCAGGAAGACAGCATTGAAATTTCCGGTATCAGCGGAACCTCTGCTGGCGCCTTGAACGGCGCTGCTCTGGCCGCAGGGTTGTCATGCGGCCCCGGCCG
This window encodes:
- a CDS encoding pyridoxal phosphate-dependent aminotransferase, producing the protein MRQSRRGQVDPFIVMDVMEAARRAEAGGRHVIHMEVGQPSTPAPEGARKALAAALERPLGYTVALGLPELRKGIAGLYRRWYGLELDPARIIVTPGSSGAFILAFSALFDAGDRVALGEPGYPSYRQILRSMSLEPVGIETWIENRYQPRPEDLPADAQGLILASPGNPSGTVLRREELSALTRRAAELGMAVISDEIYHGLDYGAGFHSALEVTDDVFVINSFSKYFSMTGWRVGWMVVPDSQVRTIERLAQNMFICPPHASQVAAMAALDCFEEADANLSVYAENRKMMLKRLPQIGFSRIAPPEGAFYIYADVSDLTANSLEFAAEILDKAGVAVTPGLDFDPKRGARTLRFSYAGSTADIAEGLDRLAAFMAAR
- the ispG gene encoding flavodoxin-dependent (E)-4-hydroxy-3-methylbut-2-enyl-diphosphate synthase, with protein sequence MTHNPIRPWRNVERRKSRQIMVGNVPVGGDAPISVQTMTNTDTSDVRATLDQVIRAADVGADIVRVSTPDEASTRALREICRESPVPIVADIHFHYKRAIEAAEAGAACLRINPGNIGDERRVREVIRAAKDHGCSIRIGVNAGSLEKHLLEKYGEPCPDAMVESGLDHIKILQDNDFHEFKISVKASDVFLSAAAYQQLAEATDAPIHLGITEAGGLVSGTVKSAIGLGNLLWMGIGDTIRVSLSADPVEEVKVGFEILKSLGLRTRGVQIISCPSCARQGFDVIKTVEALEKRLEHIKTPMSLSIIGCVVNGPGEALMTDIGFTGGGAGAGMVYLAGKQDHKMSNDQMIDHIVQLVEKRASELDAAASAQAAE
- a CDS encoding helix-turn-helix domain-containing protein yields the protein MIGLRGNAPMHHDEQAAQPPRIEEPDVRLGDLMRGERATLGKSLLDVQRELRIRASYVAAIENCDISAFDTPSFIAGYVRSYARYLGMDSDWTFRRFCQESGFRPTHGMAPAASGPKPQRRPSDPAEALANPHPIFLPKPESMWSSIEPRAIGSVLVMALLACGLGYGGWSVLQEVQKVNLTPGEQPPGVIATLDPVQDAAEPETIDSAQVNLPRPEGIDRTYRPQALEVPVLIARDGPISAIDPGLNAPAMQPAPVVAQSVGAGQAGAGASQPFGPEMPMQVAAVRTVAPDAPAVELLAARPAWVRVTSADGTVLLEKTMDAGERFALPKLESPPTLRTGNSGAVYFAVNGQTYGPAAPGAKVVKNVELSPEALTAKFAFADPSKDPELASMIAVASASPVNPGNAETD
- the hemA gene encoding 5-aminolevulinate synthase, yielding MDYSAALDQAIGKLHEEGRYRTFIDIERRKGAFPHAVWTRPDGTETQITVWCGNDYLGMGQHPAVLAAMHEALDATGAGSGGTRNISGTTVYHKRLEAEIADLHGKEAALVFSSAYIANDATLSTLRKLFPGLIIYSDALNHASMIEGIKRFDGAKRIFRHNDVAHLRELLEADDPAAPKLIAFESIYSMDGDFGPIEAICDLADEFNALTYLDEVHAVGLYGPRGGGVAERDGLLGRIDIFNGTLGKAFGVFGGYIAASAKMVDAIRSYAPGFIFTTSLPPAVAAGAAASISFLKTEDGQALRDQHQLHARILKMRLRGLGMPIVDHGSHIVPVHVGNPVHCKALSDMLLADFGIYVQPINFPTVPRGTERLRFTPSPVHLPKDIDQLVRAMDVLWSQCKLNRSSHVA
- a CDS encoding M20/M25/M40 family metallo-hydrolase, with protein sequence MLNNARIEEVLSTLDRGLPQALDRLLAFLRIPSISTDPAHMGDVRDAAEWLCAELAGLGFEASVRDTPGHPMVVAHSPKGQRRALLFYGHYDVQPVDPLNLWDRPPFEPEIEDTPDGKVIRGRGAADDKGQLMTFIEAFRAWKEVHGSLPTDLVLLFEGEEESGSPSLRPFLRENAEELRAGIAMICDTGMYSDGRPAITTQLRGLYGEEIVIRAADRDLHSGSFGGLAANPIQILVDALATIKDESGRITLPGFYAGVEELTNELRADWDDLGFDAAEFLSRVGLSQPIGEKGRTGLEMVWNRPTFEINGLSGGYTGEGFKTVLPAEARAKVSFRLTGSQDPEKIRETFRAHIRAAIPADCSVEFHAHGASPASRMDISDAAFAAAKAALSDEWERDAAYIGAGGSIPIAGDFKEILGMDSMLVGFGRDDDRIHSPNEKYDLQSFAKGARSWARILAALS
- a CDS encoding DsbA family protein; this translates as MKAILTAAALATAALPALAFDPANMTEDEKAAFGEAVRDYLMANPNVLVESINVLEERRVADEAKNDKLLVENNKAEILEDGHSWIGGNLDGDITLVEFVDYRCGVCKRVHPELEKLISADGNIRWIVKEFPILTQESDLAARFAVAVLQEGGDAAYKKVHDALMETRGPVNLETLGALADKVGVEKSTVLNRMNTEEVSAVLRKNHQLAEQMRIMGTPTFIIEGEMLRGVPAEGLEGVIERARAEKQQG